TTGAGCGTGAAACTCGGGATCAGCATGCGGCGCTGGACGTTGTGCTCGGGGTCGTCCCAGCCGAGCAGCGCGGCACGTCGGCGTCGGCGCAGGGCCGAGGCCCGCTCGGTCGTGAGCGGGAAGTCCGTCCGGGTGGAGTCGGTGGACAGCCGCGGGTCCGAGAGCAGCGCCCGGCCGGCCGAGTGTCCGCTGACGAGCCACACGGAGCGCCCGTCCCACAGAGTCACCCGCGACAGCGGGCGTTCCTCGCGCAACGGGTCGTAGGCGGTGGGCGGGTGGTAAGGGCAGGTCCGGTTCTGGGGGAACGCCACGGCTTCCGTCATGGGGGCCTCACAAGGGGCGAATCGGTGGCTTGGGGATTCGTTGCCGTCACCACTACATGCCTCAGGCACCTATCTGGTCTACGTGTAGTTCGGCCAATCCACCGGAACGGGGTCATCCATTCGGCGGCAGCCGGGTGGATGCGCGGAAGCCGCGCGTCGGGGAACGTCACGAGCGGCGGCGCGGGAAGGGGAAGCCGTGGGCGAGGGGGCCGTCGGCGGGGGCGCGCGCAGGGGGAAGGCGCGCGCCGCTCGTCGACGGACCGGGTCCGCGGACCCGGTCCGGGCAGCGGTCTTGAACGGCAGGCGCCGTCCCAGGGGTCAGAAGCGCTGTGGAGGCGGCCCGGAAGGGGCGGGTGCCATCGTGGTCAGGACGAAGGCGTGGCCACCGGGGTCGGTGTAGCGGCGCACGTCCGTACGCCGGTCGGTCCGCGTTCCGTCGCGCTCGGCGGCGATGGGCCGAGCCCCGAGCGACACCGCCTCGCGCTCCGCCTCGTCGAGGGCGTCCGGGGCCACGAAGATCTGCAGGTGAGCCTGCTGGGAGTCTTCGGGCCGCGGCCAACTCGGCGGCGCCTGACCGAGGTCACGGCGGATCCCGAGCACGACTCCGGTGTGGCCGGATACGAGAAGCAGGTCGTGGTCGCCTCCCGCGGGTTGCACGGTGGCGCCGAGCAGGGTCGCGTAGAAACGTGCGAGGGGTTCCGGATCGGTGGAGTCGAGGACGAGGACACTGGTCTTGGAGACTGCCATGCAGCCCGTCTGCCCCGCGGGTCCGCGGCCATGCCCCCAGCCCTGACCGGAGAGTCGGGGGAGGCAGAGGGGACCCGGCGGTCCGCTGCGGTGAACCGGCCCGAAGGGGCAGGGTGCGGGCCCCAGGGCCGCCCGCGCTGCGTGTACCGCACGTGCCGCCCGCGAGGGAACCGTGCGGGGGGGGGCGACTCGGGCCCGCTCGCCGGCGCGGAGACATCATCCGGCCGCGACGGGCAAAGCGGTCTGTCATGACGACGCA
This sequence is a window from Streptomyces sp. NBC_00691. Protein-coding genes within it:
- a CDS encoding VOC family protein: MAVSKTSVLVLDSTDPEPLARFYATLLGATVQPAGGDHDLLLVSGHTGVVLGIRRDLGQAPPSWPRPEDSQQAHLQIFVAPDALDEAEREAVSLGARPIAAERDGTRTDRRTDVRRYTDPGGHAFVLTTMAPAPSGPPPQRF